The Taeniopygia guttata chromosome 1A, bTaeGut7.mat, whole genome shotgun sequence DNA window GGTGATCCTGTTTTTAAGTGCAAAAATGACAGCAAgaatagatattttaaaaagagtcTAGAAAATATTGTAAAACTTACTATAGTTGATTAAAAATCCATGAAGTTTTGGGGTGTATTGTGTATACCAGAAACCTTCAAATCTGGCACCAGAGACTGGATCACTTACTTGCTATCAAAGTTTGTAAGCAAATCTTGAGTAAGTTCTGGGttacttttttcctaaaagaCCCAGGGGAGAGAACTGCACAAGAAGGGCTCCCTTTTCACCTTTACCTTCAAATCGTTCTGAGGGGGCAGCACTGTCCATCTGAGGCACCACACCatgttcttttttaaatttgtcAAATGCTTTCTTGTTTATGTCATCTTTTTGATGAGGGTCTATGAGCAACAGACATTAAAGAGAATAATTATTGCAAGAATGTTAAAGCTcgatataataataataataataacattttGTAGCAGATTAATTACAATCataataaaatcataaaatccaATTTCTACTTACTTTAAAACGACTATAAAGAGCTTggtagatttaaaaaaaaaatcattcaggGTCCAATGAACTCTTCTCAGAGTGTCAGATTCTCCAACCCTTATCCTGCTTTATAATGCTCAGAGGAATACTTGTTCCATATAATCTTAAACCTGAATCTACAGCTTCACCAAAATCAAGAGGGATTATTCTCTCAAGGGCTGGCTGTGGCACAAAATTCATGCATTGCCCAGGGTATGACCATGCTGGAGAGGCAGGAAAATCCAGGTGCTCCTTGTGCCACCATGTGGTTTGTAATGCAGACACCTCTtgaaaatttagaaatttagtgggtttttttttccttctgtagtGAAATGTATAATTTCCTTGCAACCTTATTCCAGAGCTCTCTAggcttcatttttcatttttatattcatttttgaAGAGGAGATGAACCACGTTAATTTAGGTGTCTTACTCTGGTGTTGgattccattaatttttttaaagaatctcTTGAGCTTCATCAGTTCCATTTATTTTAGATGCCTTTCTTTGTAGGGAGCTTTCTGAGAGGCCCATATATCTCCCTCTGAGCCCTGGCATTTCATGTGTCCCAGACATCAGAGCTACACTGAGAGTTTCTGAGAGTTGCTTGTGAGTTGCTGACTTATAAAAGAGCCATTAGGATGAGAACACTGAATCACATAAATGCTCCTCTAAATCCTGCATTTGAACTACATTTCTTCTGGGGCTGTACAGGGCATTTTCTCAAGAACACAGCTCCAATCACAGAAAAGTCAGCTGCACAGAAGCAGGCAGACCATGTTACtacaaaaataaggaaatataGATACCAAGCTTTTGGAGACTCTTTGCTTTATTGATGACATCTTTCGCTGTTCGTTTTATTCCAGTAGTAGAGTGCAAGTTCATATAATTGGCAATAACTTCCCACCTACAgcaagaagagaaaggaaaaatcacCATATTACATAATACCTTATCTTCATATAAGCTATGGTCAGGCTCCTGTACACATTTTTATAAACTCCTGAGTAAGTTCAAACATGCTTAAATATGTGCAAAATCCCAGAGTAACTGTTCTGGAAAGCTTTCAATCACTAACTGAAGAATTCAATCAGCTTGGGTGAACAACTCAGTTCCCAATACAGAAAAAGGATGGGGCAGAATGTAGGTAAGTGCAAACCTCTAATCCTTGAAATTTTGCTTAGCTGCTGCTGTTATCCTGAATTCCCTAAACACCTCTGGCATTAAAGGCTGCACTGAAGGGCTGAGTAGTTACTAACCCTATGTCCACTGCCCCCCAGAAAAATGCTTAAACATCAGGTAAAGGGGCTTAAACAGAAGAGAGCTGGAACAGCCCTAGTCCCAAGATTACTCTAGTGGATTCTTAGGAAATGGAAGGCAGTATGTACTGCTGATCACACAGGAGCCTTGAGGACTGAGTGCTGAGCTGCAGAAACGGTCACTGGTATCATCTCCATGGAGTATggcagctatttttttttccagtaaggATCCAAATTTTGTAATGGATGCTTGAAATCTTTGTAATCCTCAATGGAAGGCTTTTCATTCCTGGGAAAAAGTATTTCAAGTGTGCTCCTGTTCTTGCTTAGCAGTAAGCTTTCTGTAAATCTTagcctttctcttttcctctggcTCTCCCCTGAAGAAAGCTGGTGCACTTAACTcctattttgggatattttaatTCTACCACGTAGAGGAGAAACCAGCCTCACATTCATTGTGGAGCCCCTGAAAGTAGCTATTATTCCTACCCAGCTGCACCCCAGTCACTGGCGTGGTTTTGTTCACTTCAAGGACTGGAGCCTACTGTGTAGTAGGCATACAGGACCTCAGCACCATCCTGGTAACGGACTGAGGCCCAAATCTGGGGGAAAACAAGATACAGGCCAGAGCTAACTCCAGTGTCACACAGAGCACCACTGGCTGCTTTCGAGtcaaggaaaaggaagatgtTTAGGAAGTCCTTATACTAACAAAGTACTTGGGATGAtctcaaaatatgttttattatgcttgttatttaattaaaaattgttAGTAATGACTTTTAGCACCAAACTCGAGAAGTACCTTGAGTTAGTCCCTGCTGGAAAGAGGTTCACAGCTTTAATTAACAACTGTAAATCATCCTCTGGCCAATTTTTGCTTCCCCCTCCACCGCCAGTGGTTGACTTTTCTGAACTCTTTGTTGCTTGGCGCATACGAGCTTCTGCCTCTTCTTTCTCTCGCCttatttgttcatttatttcttctatCTAAAGATTGTAAATaagcattatttattttcttactaaATTATTGTTACATTTTACAGTGACACAACCCCCTCTCTTTGAACCTTGGATTTTGCTTAGGTTCTGTTTTGTATATTATATGTAAGGAAACAGAGGAGCTTATCTCCTCTCAGGAGTATTAATTCCCTTTATTCCATGTGTGTATTTTTAGGATTTAAAGGTTAGGAGTTAACAGCAGAAATCCATCACAGGTTCACTAGGAAATTAAATGAATACCCCCAGAATTAAAGCAAAAGTTTTCAACCTTGGGTGAATATCTAGGCTAACACTTGACTTAGAGGGACAGATCCACAGAAGTATTAAGACCAGTGAGGGTAATTAAACATGCATGTTGAATACACTGATTCTCAAATTTTCCAGCCTAACTGGTATCTAAGCCTGATTATGTCAGTACAGCCATAGTAATGGAGAACTTTTAAGTTAGAATGAGCTCCAGATTTTAGTTACTAAGTGTGTACTCAGGGTTTGATGGCCACATGTAGTTTTTTAGTGAGCAATAAAACTACTTAAGTTAACCCACTACACATTTTTGTAACCTGTAATCATGTCTCAAGACTGTGGTGTGATATATCTTTAATTATCTGCTTCTGAGTGGGCCCAGTCTAATCTTGGCAATATTAGAAGAGCTGTGCACTTACGGCTGTTGGCAGGATGCCCAACAGCAAGAGCAAGAAACCTGTTTCATAAAACCTTCCTAGCAAAAGGAAAGTTACCTGATAGATAATTTTTAGTGGAATAGTTTTAACAGATAGAAACGGGACTGCCCTGCATTTGGAACACCCTCCTGGAGAATGGAATATTGAATTCAGTCCCCTGTAGAATAAGAGGCATTTCAGTCTTAAATTGTCTGATGAGTAAATCTGACTCTGGGATGGGGGCAGATCATATTCCCCACCATGGAAAAAAGTTCACAGCTGTGAATCCACAGTGGATGAGAGAAAGCATCTCACTCTTTCTGCAGGATGTAGGTTCAGCTTTTTGTTCAAATGGCTTTTCCCTGATGGCAAACATAGGCAGATCCTTGCTGAGTGTTGGGAAATTTTGATTCCATGTGTCTTGCATTTCCCATTCCTTGGTATCTAACCTAACCAGCCCTTCTAGTGCCTACAGCCTGCAGCACACTTAAGTCCTTTTGTGGATCTATCCCCAAGTCACAGACATTAGACTAGGATTTCTCTTGCATAAGAAGAGACTGCTCTCCTTCCTCAAGGTAATGGTAGACATTATTGGGCAAAGTGAAATTCCTCTACTGTTTCTGTATACTGTACAAGAGGTAGGTTTTGTGTTCTCTACAgataaaaatgtgtatttttttattggCTAGCCCTTGTTTATTTGACTGGCCATGAAATGCACAATGTAAAATGGAGCAGAGATGCCTCTGCATGTGGACTCTGAAAAATCAAGTCTTTGTGTGTTAACAAGCACGAttccacagcagctgtgctgtaTCTTACTTCACAGGTTGATTTCACAAATTATTCTGTTATTTTGATTCAATGCTCAGCATAATTACCTGTTTTACTACAGCcgcctttcctccttcccttgtTGTGGATGTAAGTGCTTCATTCAAGCATTGcagactaaaaataaattattaagtTACAATGGAGAGCTAGTAGAAAGATGGGTATcaaaaggagcagaaagcagcagcaggaagactTACCTTGCTAGCTCGAGACGATCACAAAGCTTTTCCACCTCCTCCATCATTTTAACACAATCTGCCTCATTATCAGAAAAGTAATTCCAGTTCTGGAAGCAGAAATACACGTTCTACAGAGTTCTTGAACTTTATTGTCCTATTCCTTCAGACAAAGGCTTAACACACAGCATTCTTCAGCCACTGCTGCATTTAGACCTATTTGGTTAGCTTTACTCATAACGCATATGCATGTAAGTATGTGTTttagtattttggttttttttagtaaaCCCACTTTCCATACCCATCTCCAGTCCTAAGAACAAGCAAACACAGTAATTTGTCTGACGTAACCTGTATTTCATTGTAATAATAGTTAAATACCTTGCATGTTGTTCTGAgtttttgcctttctttcttGATTGCTTTCTTCTGtatctctttttccttttttgccaCTAATGCTTGCTGCCTaacttcttcctcctccttttcttttgctaACCGTGCTGCTTCTAATTCTGCTTGTCTTTGCTgtaatcaaaagaaaaaaaaagggaagtaaAAAAATCATTCAAGTCACATTGTTACAGGGTCATTCAGTCATCCAACATCAAAATGTGTTGTTTCTGGTTTGGGTGGAGTTTTGTTTGTATCTTTGggcatttaaaaatgcataaatacTTTAATGTTTGGTTTTCCAAGAATTTTGAGGGAGATGATGAAACATACAATGTTTGACATTAAGTCAAGTACTCACTGTGAGGACCCTCAGTTTATAAATCTTGACTTCCTCTACAACGAAAATATAAAACTGTATGTAATTTCCTACTTCTGCCTCAGGAGTATAAGCTTTGTGGTCCAGTATTTCTCCTGCATCATTACTGACATACTTTGCAGCGTTCTACTGtcttttaagttatttttttgCACCTTACAGTTCCCTTTCATTCCTGTACTTTCAGAGGCATCTTTTCCAAACTGTTCATTTCGAGTATGTTCTGTTACCTCAAAACCTTTCATACCAGCTAACCATTCCCAAACCACATGCACAAAGCAAGCAGATACATCCATTTTATGCACTTAATGTTTGCCTTGAAACCAGAGGAAGTGTATGCAACAAAATAACTCAGTTTTGgttacaaaacaaacaaaaaaggtgTTTTGTTTCAGATCTGTATTCTTTGTTTCCATCTCATTCTCAGAAGGCTGCCAGCCTTGCACTGCCTGCTGCACAGGCCTCAAAGATGACACATTTTTGAACCCCAGTGTAATTCTATCAGTAGTCTTCTGACAAATCTAGAACCTGAAGCAGCAGATGTGAATGAAGCAAAGTTTTCAACCCAAATAAAGTACTTCActtactttttcttttgcctcctGTTCTTTTCGTTTTGCTTCTAcctttgctttcttctctgcttccttctttgccttttcttcctccttaaATTTCTTTATCCTGGGATCACAGCTGTATGCATTGTCTGGCAGAAGAAAGGAAGCATCATgtacagaagaaaagcagaccTCCACAGTTAGTTATAAAGAACAGCAGTTTGTGTGCTCACCAACAAGAGTCCTAATTCtgttcatttcttctttttttctcagtgctCTGGCAGCTCTGTTCTGCTTTTCAATCCACCTCCTTTCATCTCGACTAAAAGGGAAAGCATAGTTCAGTGCTAATGCTTTACAGTGCCACTGTTAGAAATTCATCAACAAGCTTCTTAAATAGTTTCCCCCCACACAGATGTTCTTCTGTGAATACTTCAAAAatagactgcaaaaaattaagTTCCCAGCGCTGAGCTCATGTACAAAATTCTAAGTGTTTACATATATAAACCTGACAAACCAAGCTGCTTATCTGTCATTGTAGGGAATGAGATCATGGACTTCATTTCCAAAATGCAATCCACTTGCTTACCTAACATTAAACTCaagcaaaacaacagaaatgcTAGCATAGGGTTTAATTGAAGGACAGCAGTATAAACAATGCCACAGTTGCCTCATTATGCAGAATATAGTCAAGTAAACCCATCTGCACAGAAACAACACTGAAGTAGCATGATACTCTGGGTAAAGTTATGCCAGATCCACTCCAGTAAAATACAGCTCAGATTATAGATGGGCCAACTaaataatctgaaatatttaCCGGTGCTGTCAAGAAAGAGGCAAAGTTTTAGTGGGGGTCTATAGCCTCATCCACACAACCACACAGAGAACAATAGAGGGGGCAAGGAAGTTGAAACTGTGAGGTATTTAaagctccttccaacccaaaccactctacctcagaacaaagaaaacaatCCCCATAACTGAGAAGGAGACTAATACGAGTAGATTGAAGCTTTAAAACATGAGCAACATCACCTTTGGCAAGAAGGGGTAGCAAGAACCATGACCATCTGAACAGCAGCTGTAATGTAGTTCTCTCTCCTAAGTACAGCAGACTAGGTACCATTTGTCTAAACATCTTTGAGAAAGGACACTAATGACAGGAATGAGATGAGAAAAAGAGCTATGCAAATAATTCAAGATCAGATCGTTCCAATGAGAAGCCTAGTGGTTCATCTGTGTGATTTTCCACAAGCACAAGTGATAGGGAATAGATTACAGTGCCTTCAGGAGAGAGAATAGTGGGTGTGGTGAGGCTCAAGAAATTCAGTAGTAGGAAGAGGCACAAGAGAAGAGAATCCCTAGCTACAGCCTAAATATGGCAGTTTTTAGCACAAAGAAAGCCAACAACTGAATCTAAATACAAAACTGATTTCTAGCCAAACTTGGAAGAAGAGATTCATACAATGCAAATTATGGTCTCACAGGGATTACTAAGTGAGGTTGTGTCCTGTGAAATGTGTGTTAGACTTAAGTCCAGCTTGAACACTCTGTGTTTATAACTGTAGGAaggataaaaatgaaatgtattttccaATGCAATGTGGTCTGAGTAATTCAGTAACTATCACTACATCaacaaatacataatttttaacTTCAAGCCATCAGAACTCATCTCTCCAAATTCTAGGAAGTATCATGTTCTCAGTAGAAGTTAAAGAGAAATGATACCTGCAAGCTCATCCACTCTGTCCTGGCTCCAGGTTCAACCTATGCTTGGGACTGGCAGGAATTGcaaattttctttcacatttctAAGCACCTCAGATATACCTCTGTGAGGCAAGCAGGAACTACTTCAGTTATATGAAGAAGCCCACAGTAAGTTCAGTTCAAGTCCGTGACTGACCCCTAAGCTGGGAGAGTGGAATTCAGACTTGGCTCAGCTGCCTTTCTTCCTATGACTTACAGTCTAAGAGAAAGTTGGAAAATCTTGCTGTATCAACCTCTCAGTCTCCTGTCAACATTCTTTTTACTTACATAccattctgctttttctttttcctcttcatctAAATAGGAAAATTCTCTCCAGGAATCAAAATTATACCTAAagtaaatttaagaaaaaaaactgaattGAAAAAGCAGCTAATCCATTAAACATCAGCTACCTTTTTACTGTTAGGTGTTTTTAGGCAACCATATTGCTGTTCACAATTTATAATACATAATATACAATTATACTGCACCTACAGTGATTCCACTGTGtaaagtcaaaatgcaggataTGACTTACACCTCTGTGTACTGTGGAACATAGTCTACTTCAGGATGGTATCGGTCTTGCCCACTCTAAATGTCTACAACTGTCTATGCTTCTGTCATAGGCAGTGGAAATGCAGTGCAGTCAGTAGAGttcagagagaaataaatcttTATTTAGCACCCATATTTAGCAGGTAAGGCAAGCCACAAACATGACTGACTTTTTTGGACTAAACACACTTCCCTTTACTAGGGGAGCTTAAACACCTAAGATGTCTCCACTAGGTGAGATAAACCTGACTTCAGTCTGTGGGTCAGCTCAGTTCTCAGCCACCACGGTCTGAAATTCCCACTGCAACATGAATTTACAAGTGGATGGATTAGCCAGGAGAAAGCCAGCTCAATTTGTGGAAGGCACAAACAGCTGTGGGGTAATTCTGTGACATCAAGAGGCTGGGACAGCCCACAGCAAACAACCCACACACCAAAGGGTCTGCAAGCCCTTTATATTGCATGTCTTGAATACTATGAATAGAAACAGGGCCATCAGCTGACTTACCAAAAGGAATAGAATGCATCTACCTCCTCAAATGAGGAGTTCATGTCCCCAAGTTTAGGtacatttttcttatttgaCCACCTGAAAATACATGGATATATTCAAGAAATAATATATACAATCTTCATAACATGGCATTTTTAAGTACAGAATCAAAATCCGAACTCCCTCCCACCAACACAGAGAGGGCACCAGGAAAGAGGAACAGAAGAGGAGAGTCCCTCCTAAGTATCCTCCAGACTGGACTTTTTAGATTAATTTCTCCAAAAAAGCAACCTTCTCCTGCCTGAGTGTCTCCTGCCTTGTGCCTCAAGAAGACCTGATGGAGCACAAGCTATCTTTGTAGATACTCAATTCTCCATACACATTCTTCTGGTAGAGGAGCTTACAGAAATTGGACAGAAAGTGCTGTGTGAATAACTCAGCTCTGTGGTAGGGTACAGGAAGTCTCCCACACATTCTAATGGAGTACAAGGGAAAAATGCATACTTTGCCCCCACTGCATTTTTTCTAGGGAAATCTTCCACAGGctctagatttttttcttccatgacACAGCATTAATTTCTGttgcagagaagggaaaaaccTTATCTGACAACCACAGATCCAGGTCTGAAGTCTATGGAATACTTGATAGAAAATTCAGTAAGACTGAATAGTTTAAACAATAATTATTCAGAATGTTGTAAAGTGCCTCATGAAATTCAGCACTTTTATACAGGGAAAGTTGACAGGTTTCTGTTGTGACAACCTTAATACCAAGTTACTTGCCAACAATGAatcaaatgcagaaaaagtCACACAATGTAAGAGAGAACCACCAAATATTGATAGTTACAATTACCTTCTATTTTAACCAGCTAAATCATGACTGTAACTACTGTCTTCTGTTAATGTCTCACTctcagcagaaaataatttaaaaaaggaatttttagtCAGCagcacacaaatattttgtattttaagtaattttaagaTGAAACAATGAGTTGTACAAAAAGGGCAGTAGGTAATAGGAagctgaaaacttttttttttaaattgcatggGGCAAACTCAATGCCACCAATCTGGTAgttcagattattttaaaattaaataattgcaACTATTTTAGTTGTATTACATTTCTAGCAAATTAATACATCTCTTGTTACAAACACAATGTCAAAAGAGTTTGCAACTGCTGATTCTCCAGCAACAGCAGAGGAAGTCAGACATAGCTTACCTGgcatttctttcaaaaactgGTGAGAAAACTTcgaagaaattttcttttgcttcacTTTTGGAAGGTACAGAGTTATCAAAAGTTGGATCTATGCTGTTAAATGCTCGTCGTTTCACAGGATCAGATAATATTTCATAAGCTGAAAGTTACCAGACATAAGGTTGTAAATGTTTAAATAGATGTTCTTAGATCTGTGTTTGATCTATCTGTAGCATTCTGTAGAACTTGATATTTAATGATTTTAGTGACACCAAAAAGCATTGCTGTATATTCCTGTTAGACTAAGtaggaagaaaacatttatgAAAAAGAACATATTTAACCACTAATACGTAACAAAGCacataatatttaattttatagaaGTAAATTTTGTTCTGACACTGGGAGTTTGGGCATGACATCTTCAGACTTCTATCTTACACTTGATCCTTGCAGATTGATTAACAAAATGGTCTACTAAGGTACTGAGTAAAGGCTGTCCCTATGTTCATGTGTTGTCAGAATGGGCAAGAACAGGAACCATTCATTAGAACTTTTGCAGGTCATGATGAAGTTGTACTGAGTCTTGGATAGAATACAGAACTCCACACAACCTTTCCAAAACATGCAAACACTCCCAGATTTCCTGTTCTTACACTCCTGAAGTTGGGGAGAATCACATTGCTAATTTTATATTCTGGAAATCACACTAACTATAGCTCCTGTactcttacttttttttctcaatgAAATGTGGTGTTTTACAATGACCACTGTTTTTCAGTAAGAATGAAAAGTCAAAGGAATCAAATTTGTATTGCAATTAGTCATGGACTTCTGTGCCTAGACCCCTGCCAGAGGACACTGCACCATGAAGGCTGGATGTAGGAGGTGATAACCTGGAGGAGACCCTGGTGCTCTGCAGTTCTGTAAGCTGATCTCACTGCACATGTCAGTGGAGAGAGGAAGGAATGGCAGTGGCCACCAGTGAGCTGCTGTCTGCCAGTCTGCCCTTTCCCTCTGGGAAAAGATTTCCCTCCACCAACACTCCAAATGACCCCAATTGTCCTGCCTCAATAACCCCCATACCATTTTCCTGATGCAGGAAATCCTGTGCACATCCATTGGTTCCTCTTCCATTTCAGAGATGTCCCTTCCACTTACAGATCCCCAGTTCTACTCCCACACACTCAGTTCCCCCAGCTCTGTACCTCCCACACAGTCCTTTGTCAGACCAAGTTCTGAATCCAGCTTACATTCTCCCACCTTTCCAAGTTTCTCCTCTCTGCTTCATTACTGTTTGCTCCTACTCCAGGTCCCCCTTTCCTACTATTGCATTTTAGTATTTCCTTCATCCAAAATGCTGCCTGGGAGcattattccttttctttgctACTTCgtgctttcctttctgtttaCCCCCAAACTTGGATTGTGAGCAGTTAAGAGGGAAGGTTCTATGATATTTTGTTCCATGCATGGAGAACACAGCATATTTCTGAATTCATGTGCAGGTAGTTCTCATTATACATATCTGACAGTTTCTGACAGGGCTGCAACAGAAAAACTACTTCCTTTGGCAACCTTCCTCCTTCTGACAACTCCACAGGAGGCTGAAAACATTAGTTTGTCTAGCATAGCTCACATTAACTAGTATAAGGAGACATTCAGAGAAGGTAGTTTAGAAATACAAATTCCAATATTTCATCCTGCTTCAACCTTACTAAGTGAAAATAATTcgtttaaaataaatgaaaaagccAAGCTCTCAAGCATTTCTGGAGATGTAAGTCATACACCTAGAACAGCCCCCATGGGTTTGGAACTGGCCAGCAGTGGTGTTCTGggtcatagaatcattaaagTTGGGAAAGACCTCCAAAATCAGAGTCCAGTCACTGATCCTGCACTGCTGAATCCACCACTAAGGAAAGAGGGAAATGTTATTCAATTGAGTTCACTTGCTCATCTGTGGGCAAAAATGAGCAGCTGAAGAAACTGATGACCCGGATCAAATCAACACATGTTCTGTTGTCAGAGCAAGCATATTAGAATTCAGATTTTCCAACTGCTGTTGGTGCCTGTGGGGAATTGCTCCATGGCTCACTAGTTTATCCCAGGTATGGGACCACTTCCAGAGGTTCATCTGTGTGTgcattgctgctgcaggtgtCACATGTTGTCaccagctggcacagcagccaaACATCTGTCAGCTGCATCCCCATCCTGCTTCTACCCACTGGGAAGTTACACCTAATGTGATCTATTGATGcagttttttaaaatggaaaaataacttCTCCAGCTGTTTAGTCATTGACAATTCCTTAAAATCCTAATGAAGCACAACAAATACGTTTCTGATGATCAAGTAGATTGAGAGAGTATCTAACAAAGGAGATCAATTGCTTACCTTTAGTTATACAAGTGAAATAATCATTATCACCTTCTCCTATCTGTTCCCCTGCAGCTTTTCGCTTGTCTGGATGATGTTTCAAAACCATGGATTTAtctaataaataaatgcattacAGTTAGAAATGCTTCATCAGAAACAGTTTCAAACTACAAAGTCATACAGTAATTCCAACTGGCATGTCTCTAATTTgaaacttaaataaaaatacaaagcaaacaCTCAGATTTGGCAGAAAACAGAAGTTAATCAATTTTCTTTAATGCTATAGTTAAAATTAACATTATTTCATCTTTGCTGGGACTTAAAATAACCACAACTCAGAAACTCTATTCTCTATTCCACCTTAACATCAGAAGAAGTCTGAGACTTATTCTACTGTTATGCCTAGCAAAGTGCTTTAGTATCTGTAAGTGCACAGTTAGCTTCgtaattgaaaaaaatagaaataattaatgtaattttagctatttctaatgaaaaacaaaatagttcagataaaataaaaattgtattctATCCCTTTACTGAAGTTCTGAACACTATGCAAAGTGAAATTTAGCAAGAAAGCTACAGCCTGTGAATGCTGCTGCACTTCCCCATGGCTAACACTGAGCAGACAGACAGGACTTGAATCCTAAGGCACAACTGGCACATACAGAGTATCTCCTGAAGGTGCTACCAAGATGGTCTTGGTGTTTGTTTAAAAGATAAAACCAGATTTCAGACCAACTTCTTTACCAAAAGATCTTGCCATATTGCCTTAAAATGCACCCTGTGCCTTCTTGGCTCTCTCTAAAATAGCAGAAAGAAGATACCATGCAAGCAGTTACAGCACCCTGCATCCTGAGAAACAAATCAGAACCCTTCTTAGAAACAGGAAAGTACAGAACACACAGGTGGGAAACACTCACATGTCTACAGCACCATGGAATGAAGTGAGTGCTGTCAGGGCTCTAAAGAAAAAGGCTCTGGTTCTTGCTCAGAAGATCAGCGAGATCACTGACCACCACCAGAGCAGGTGCTGCTCTATTCCATAGCAGCAAATGCTCACACTGGTGTGGAGCACCACTGATTTCCTGTGTAAGTTGGAAATTACACTGATTGACACCCATTTTCATTTGGAGGTATCTGGAGACAGTGATTCTTCTTGCACCAGCACAGATATACAGGCAATTGTTCACAAGATCCATTCACAAAGCCCAGAGAGCCAACTGAACAATCTTCAGAgtcttttaaaatctttctcCACTAAATATTTGCATCCTTCTTGCAAAGTCAAGCCCACTGCTTTCCAGAAATAAACTTCTGAAGCCCAGCACGCTCCATGCCCATGCCACACTCAGAGGAGCATGATGCTAGCAGCAGCCTTTTGTAAACATTCAGCAGCAGTAATGTGGCAGCTCAGGGGGGCTGCAAGGGAACCTCTGGGaacacagggcagggacagctctaTTCCTCTGCCTTCCACTGAGCCTGACTGCAGACTCAAAAA harbors:
- the DNAJC2 gene encoding dnaJ homolog subfamily C member 2 isoform X1 gives rise to the protein MAPHGAAAPEAERAPHAPVPRQAQAAAMALLRGPAPGGQRSAVCRPLAAASVLCQVEPVGRWFEAFIKRRNINVSASFQELEDEKELSEESGDEELQLEEYPMLKTLDPKDWKNQDHYAVLGLGNIRYRATQKQIKAAHKSMVLKHHPDKRKAAGEQIGEGDNDYFTCITKAYEILSDPVKRRAFNSIDPTFDNSVPSKSEAKENFFEVFSPVFERNARWSNKKNVPKLGDMNSSFEEVDAFYSFWYNFDSWREFSYLDEEEKEKAECRDERRWIEKQNRAARALRKKEEMNRIRTLVDNAYSCDPRIKKFKEEEKAKKEAEKKAKVEAKRKEQEAKEKQRQAELEAARLAKEKEEEEVRQQALVAKKEKEIQKKAIKKERQKLRTTCKNWNYFSDNEADCVKMMEEVEKLCDRLELASLQCLNEALTSTTREGGKAAVVKQIEEINEQIRREKEEAEARMRQATKSSEKSTTGGGGGSKNWPEDDLQLLIKAVNLFPAGTNSRWEVIANYMNLHSTTGIKRTAKDVINKAKSLQKLDPHQKDDINKKAFDKFKKEHGVVPQMDSAAPSERFEGSPLDSSPWTTEEQKLLEQALKTYPVNTPERWEKIAAAVPGRSKKDCMKRYKELVEMVKAKKAAQEQVMNATKVKK
- the DNAJC2 gene encoding dnaJ homolog subfamily C member 2 isoform X2; this translates as MLKTLDPKDWKNQDHYAVLGLGNIRYRATQKQIKAAHKSMVLKHHPDKRKAAGEQIGEGDNDYFTCITKAYEILSDPVKRRAFNSIDPTFDNSVPSKSEAKENFFEVFSPVFERNARWSNKKNVPKLGDMNSSFEEVDAFYSFWYNFDSWREFSYLDEEEKEKAECRDERRWIEKQNRAARALRKKEEMNRIRTLVDNAYSCDPRIKKFKEEEKAKKEAEKKAKVEAKRKEQEAKEKQRQAELEAARLAKEKEEEEVRQQALVAKKEKEIQKKAIKKERQKLRTTCKNWNYFSDNEADCVKMMEEVEKLCDRLELASLQCLNEALTSTTREGGKAAVVKQIEEINEQIRREKEEAEARMRQATKSSEKSTTGGGGGSKNWPEDDLQLLIKAVNLFPAGTNSRWEVIANYMNLHSTTGIKRTAKDVINKAKSLQKLDPHQKDDINKKAFDKFKKEHGVVPQMDSAAPSERFEGSPLDSSPWTTEEQKLLEQALKTYPVNTPERWEKIAAAVPGRSKKDCMKRYKELVEMVKAKKAAQEQVMNATKVKK